A genomic region of Dreissena polymorpha isolate Duluth1 chromosome 4, UMN_Dpol_1.0, whole genome shotgun sequence contains the following coding sequences:
- the LOC127880028 gene encoding uncharacterized protein LOC127880028 isoform X2, with product MVVKCSIFGCVNRKDREHDLEFYRLPAITTTQGEKHEELCRLRRRTWLANIGKKSNLYDQLNPDWAPTVNLGLKRKQPCPDRYARQRKRLLSASAFENRDVNLCSENEELPEPAVTDTGISCQTDIGLELMTAMQDELQQLRVENMELKRRLNGYTTRYEIDYFADNNEKVKHFTGLPDFFTLTILFEHIKDFLPSSFVMGKFKMFILTLVKLRLNMSNVFLAYEFDTTQPTVSRLFTSCISTLYKRLSRLIRWPEKEPLKKTMPMEFRKNFAKKCTVIIDCFEVFCEKPSGLTARAETWSSYKHHHTVKYLIGITPQGTVSYLSNGWGGRVSDKYITENCGFLDKLLPGDLVLADRGFNIAESVGMVSAEVKIPAFTKGKDQLSPLDVESTRKLAHSRIHVERVIGSVRQKYSILNGSVPISFLMNKDIEGRCVMDKVATVACGLVNLCESIVNFD from the exons ATGGTCGTCAAGTGTTCTATTTTTGGCTGTGTTAATAGAAAAGATAGAGAGCATGACCTTGAATTTTATCGGCTTCCGGCAATAACAACAACTCAAGGAGAAAAGCATGAAGAACTTTGCAGACTTCGTCGGCGAACATGGCTGGCAAATATTG GAAAGAAATCTAATTTGTATGACCAACTAAATCCTGACTGGGCCCCGACTGTTAACCTTGGTCTAAAGAGAAAGCAGCCTTGTCCTGACAGGTATGCTCGCCAACGAAAAAGACTACTGTCAGCTTCAGCATTTGAAAACCGGGATGTAAACCTGTGTTCAGAGAATGAAGAACTCCCTGAACCAGCAGTTACTGACACTGGAATTTCATGTCAAACAGACATAGGCTTAGAGCTTATGACTGCGATGCAGGATGAGCTTCAGCAACTTCGAGTTGAAAACATGGAACTGAAACGGCGATTGAATGGTTACACGACTCGATATGAAATTGATTACTTTGCAGATAACAACGAGAAAGTAAAACATTTCACTGGACTGCCGGATTTCTTTACCCTGACTATACTCTTCGAACATATTAAAGACTTTCTTCCTTCAAGCTTTGTTATGGGGAAGTTTAAGATGTTCATATTAACTCTTGTTAAACTTCGACTAAACATGTCCAATGTATTCTTAGCCTACGAGTTCGACACTACCCAGCCGACTGTGTCGAGACTGTTTACAAGTTGTATATCAACTTTGTATAAAAGACTTTCAAGGCTCATCAGATGGCCGGAAAAGGAGCCTTTAAAAAAGACTATGCCAATGGAATTTAGAaagaattttgcaaaaaaatgcacAGTCATCATTgattgttttgaagttttttgcgaAAAACCCAGTGGACTAACTGCACGTGCTGAAACGTGGTCATCGTACAAGCATCATCATACAGTTAAATATTTAATAGGCATCACACCTCAAGGAACTGTCTCATATCTTTCTAACGGATGGGGTGGTCGTGTAAGCGACAAGTACATTACTGAAAACTGTGGGTTTTTAGATAAATTGCTGCCAGGGGACCTAGTGCTAGCTGACCGGGGATTCAATATTGCTGAAAGCGTAGGAATGGTGTCTGCAGAGGTGAAGATTCCAGCATTCACAAAAGGAAAAGATCAACTTTCACCTCTTGACGTGGAATCTACTAGGAAACTTGCACATTCAAGAATCCATGTTGAGAGGGTGATCGGAAGTGTCAGACAAAAGTACTCTATCTTGAATGGTTCTGTGCCAATATCATTTCTCATGAACAAAGATATTGAAGGAAGGTGTGTAATGGACAAAGTTGCAACTGTTGCATGTGGCCTTGTTAATTTGTGTGAATCAATTGTGAACTTTGACTAA
- the LOC127880028 gene encoding uncharacterized protein LOC127880028 isoform X1: MVVKCSIFGCVNRKDREHDLEFYRLPAITTTQGEKHEELCRLRRRTWLANIGQSFENKNENNVRVCSSHFITGKKSNLYDQLNPDWAPTVNLGLKRKQPCPDRYARQRKRLLSASAFENRDVNLCSENEELPEPAVTDTGISCQTDIGLELMTAMQDELQQLRVENMELKRRLNGYTTRYEIDYFADNNEKVKHFTGLPDFFTLTILFEHIKDFLPSSFVMGKFKMFILTLVKLRLNMSNVFLAYEFDTTQPTVSRLFTSCISTLYKRLSRLIRWPEKEPLKKTMPMEFRKNFAKKCTVIIDCFEVFCEKPSGLTARAETWSSYKHHHTVKYLIGITPQGTVSYLSNGWGGRVSDKYITENCGFLDKLLPGDLVLADRGFNIAESVGMVSAEVKIPAFTKGKDQLSPLDVESTRKLAHSRIHVERVIGSVRQKYSILNGSVPISFLMNKDIEGRCVMDKVATVACGLVNLCESIVNFD; this comes from the exons ATGGTCGTCAAGTGTTCTATTTTTGGCTGTGTTAATAGAAAAGATAGAGAGCATGACCTTGAATTTTATCGGCTTCCGGCAATAACAACAACTCAAGGAGAAAAGCATGAAGAACTTTGCAGACTTCGTCGGCGAACATGGCTGGCAAATATTGGTCAGAGCTTCGAGAACAAGAACGAAAACAACGTTCGTGTGTGCTCTTCGCATTTCATAACAG GAAAGAAATCTAATTTGTATGACCAACTAAATCCTGACTGGGCCCCGACTGTTAACCTTGGTCTAAAGAGAAAGCAGCCTTGTCCTGACAGGTATGCTCGCCAACGAAAAAGACTACTGTCAGCTTCAGCATTTGAAAACCGGGATGTAAACCTGTGTTCAGAGAATGAAGAACTCCCTGAACCAGCAGTTACTGACACTGGAATTTCATGTCAAACAGACATAGGCTTAGAGCTTATGACTGCGATGCAGGATGAGCTTCAGCAACTTCGAGTTGAAAACATGGAACTGAAACGGCGATTGAATGGTTACACGACTCGATATGAAATTGATTACTTTGCAGATAACAACGAGAAAGTAAAACATTTCACTGGACTGCCGGATTTCTTTACCCTGACTATACTCTTCGAACATATTAAAGACTTTCTTCCTTCAAGCTTTGTTATGGGGAAGTTTAAGATGTTCATATTAACTCTTGTTAAACTTCGACTAAACATGTCCAATGTATTCTTAGCCTACGAGTTCGACACTACCCAGCCGACTGTGTCGAGACTGTTTACAAGTTGTATATCAACTTTGTATAAAAGACTTTCAAGGCTCATCAGATGGCCGGAAAAGGAGCCTTTAAAAAAGACTATGCCAATGGAATTTAGAaagaattttgcaaaaaaatgcacAGTCATCATTgattgttttgaagttttttgcgaAAAACCCAGTGGACTAACTGCACGTGCTGAAACGTGGTCATCGTACAAGCATCATCATACAGTTAAATATTTAATAGGCATCACACCTCAAGGAACTGTCTCATATCTTTCTAACGGATGGGGTGGTCGTGTAAGCGACAAGTACATTACTGAAAACTGTGGGTTTTTAGATAAATTGCTGCCAGGGGACCTAGTGCTAGCTGACCGGGGATTCAATATTGCTGAAAGCGTAGGAATGGTGTCTGCAGAGGTGAAGATTCCAGCATTCACAAAAGGAAAAGATCAACTTTCACCTCTTGACGTGGAATCTACTAGGAAACTTGCACATTCAAGAATCCATGTTGAGAGGGTGATCGGAAGTGTCAGACAAAAGTACTCTATCTTGAATGGTTCTGTGCCAATATCATTTCTCATGAACAAAGATATTGAAGGAAGGTGTGTAATGGACAAAGTTGCAACTGTTGCATGTGGCCTTGTTAATTTGTGTGAATCAATTGTGAACTTTGACTAA